Proteins from a single region of Stutzerimonas stutzeri:
- the cls gene encoding cardiolipin synthase, with protein MSDPNGLTWAATLVSLAVAVPTAGHAVIYKRDPRSATLWVLLIALLPLGGSLLYGLFGINRYQRRARRLFPGADPAARQDLSPTMPEAVSPPLAGLAHLVGRATGQSLTSGNRIEPLIDGEQAYPAMLAPIESARHSVALASYIFDGQGIGAQFVDALRRAHARGVQVRVLIDDVYARWTPRSAYRALQRAGVPVATFNPTLIPARLHAAHLRNHRKLLVIDGETGFTGGMNIFGSYWRPDAPGQACHDLHFRLRGPVVEHLMRSFTDDWCDTTGERLSKGYWGEPPVMADEQGTSWARGIEAGPDEALDRMRWTFMGALSAAKHSVRIWTPYFVPDQPMIAALSTAALRGVRIDVLTPANGDHPTVQWAARAHYWQVLEHGVRIFERPGPFDHSKLMLVDGAWCCLGSANWDARSLRLNFEFNVEVYDTALSRRLSSLFDAARDASGEISAKALRARPLAIRLRDGVARLFTPVL; from the coding sequence GTGTCCGACCCCAATGGGCTGACATGGGCAGCCACCCTCGTGTCGCTGGCGGTCGCTGTTCCCACAGCGGGGCACGCGGTCATCTACAAGCGTGACCCTCGATCGGCCACGCTGTGGGTACTGCTGATCGCCTTGTTGCCGCTGGGCGGTTCGCTGCTGTATGGGCTGTTCGGCATCAACCGTTACCAGCGGCGGGCGCGGCGGCTCTTCCCGGGGGCAGATCCTGCTGCTCGGCAGGACCTCTCGCCCACGATGCCCGAGGCTGTATCGCCGCCGCTTGCCGGTCTGGCCCACCTGGTGGGACGCGCCACCGGCCAGTCGCTGACCAGCGGCAACCGCATCGAGCCGCTCATCGATGGCGAGCAGGCCTACCCGGCCATGCTCGCTCCCATCGAATCGGCGCGGCACAGCGTCGCGCTGGCTTCGTACATCTTCGACGGCCAAGGCATCGGGGCGCAGTTCGTCGATGCGCTGCGCCGGGCTCATGCGCGCGGCGTGCAAGTGCGGGTGCTGATCGACGACGTGTATGCCCGCTGGACGCCCCGCAGCGCCTACCGCGCCTTGCAGCGCGCCGGCGTTCCGGTGGCGACGTTCAACCCGACATTGATTCCCGCGCGCCTGCATGCCGCGCATCTGCGCAATCACCGCAAGCTGCTGGTGATCGATGGCGAGACGGGTTTCACCGGCGGCATGAACATCTTCGGTTCGTATTGGCGGCCCGATGCGCCGGGCCAGGCCTGTCACGATTTGCACTTTCGTCTGCGCGGGCCGGTGGTAGAGCATCTGATGCGGAGCTTCACCGATGATTGGTGCGATACCACGGGCGAGCGGCTCAGCAAGGGTTACTGGGGCGAACCGCCCGTAATGGCTGATGAGCAAGGAACCTCTTGGGCGCGCGGCATCGAGGCCGGTCCCGACGAGGCCCTGGACCGGATGCGCTGGACCTTCATGGGCGCTTTGAGCGCGGCGAAGCATTCGGTGCGCATCTGGACACCTTACTTCGTCCCCGATCAGCCGATGATCGCGGCGCTGAGTACGGCCGCGTTGCGCGGCGTGCGTATCGACGTGCTGACGCCCGCAAACGGCGACCATCCCACGGTGCAATGGGCCGCGCGCGCCCACTACTGGCAGGTGCTGGAGCACGGTGTGCGCATCTTCGAACGGCCTGGCCCGTTCGACCACAGCAAGCTGATGCTGGTAGACGGAGCGTGGTGCTGCCTGGGTTCGGCCAATTGGGATGCGCGCAGTTTGCGCCTCAACTTCGAGTTCAATGTGGAGGTGTACGACACCGCGTTGTCTAGGCGGCTGTCATCCCTTTTTGATGCCGCTCGTGATGCGTCGGGCGAGATATCGGCGAAGGCGTTGCGCGCCCGCCCGCTGGCCATCCGCTTGCGCGACGGGGTGGCCCGTCTGTTCACCCCCGTTCTCTAG
- a CDS encoding Hsp20/alpha crystallin family protein — protein MDIDFKKLAPWNWFKKEQEEQQSTASLPVQRNDLPVAGGPVSPILQLHREIDRLFDDTFRGFGFPALAMPRWPSDWPGLLKPALDIQETDKQYKIALEVPGVEEKDIQITLDNDVLLVRGEKRQEQETKDGGFHRVERCYGSFQRALNLPADANQDTIKAAFKNGVLTITMEKREASTSKQGRSIPING, from the coding sequence ATGGACATTGATTTCAAGAAGTTGGCTCCCTGGAACTGGTTCAAGAAGGAGCAGGAAGAACAACAGAGCACTGCCTCGCTGCCCGTGCAGCGCAATGACCTGCCGGTGGCGGGTGGGCCCGTCAGTCCCATCCTGCAATTGCACCGCGAGATCGACCGCCTCTTCGACGACACGTTTCGAGGCTTCGGTTTCCCGGCGCTGGCCATGCCACGCTGGCCGTCGGACTGGCCGGGCCTGCTGAAGCCGGCGCTGGACATCCAGGAGACCGACAAGCAGTACAAGATCGCCCTGGAAGTGCCCGGCGTCGAGGAAAAAGACATCCAGATCACGCTCGACAACGACGTGCTGCTGGTGCGCGGTGAAAAGCGTCAGGAGCAGGAAACGAAAGACGGCGGTTTCCACCGGGTGGAGCGCTGCTACGGCAGCTTTCAGCGCGCTCTGAACCTGCCGGCCGATGCCAACCAGGACACGATCAAGGCCGCTTTCAAGAACGGCGTGCTCACGATCACGATGGAAAAGCGCGAGGCCAGTACGTCCAAGCAGGGGCGCTCGATCCCGATCAACGGCTGA
- a CDS encoding IS5-like element ISPst7 family transposase: MKQMTFADAEYAGKRKQTRKELFLIEMDRVVPWKGLIALIEPHYPKGEGGRPAYPLMAMLRVHLMQNWFGYSDPAMEEALYETTILRQFAGLSLERIPDETTILNFRRLLEKHELAAGILAVINGYLGDRGLSLRQGTIVDATLINAPSSTKNKDGKRDPEMHQTKKGNQYYFGMKAHIGVDDESGLVHSVVGTAANVADVTQVDKLLHGEENVVCADAGYTGVEKRAEHDGREVIWQVAARRSTYKKLGKSSALYKARRKIEKSKAQVRAKVEHPFRVIKRQFGYVKTRFRGLAKNTAQLVTLFALSNLWMARRHLLTNAGEVRL, translated from the coding sequence ATGAAGCAGATGACCTTCGCCGATGCCGAGTACGCCGGCAAGCGCAAGCAGACCCGCAAAGAGCTGTTCCTGATCGAGATGGATCGGGTGGTGCCGTGGAAGGGGTTGATTGCCCTGATCGAGCCGCATTACCCCAAGGGTGAAGGTGGCCGTCCGGCGTACCCGTTGATGGCAATGCTGCGGGTTCATCTAATGCAAAACTGGTTCGGTTATAGCGATCCAGCGATGGAGGAGGCACTGTACGAGACCACCATCCTGCGGCAGTTCGCGGGGCTGAGCCTGGAGCGTATCCCCGACGAAACCACCATCCTCAACTTCCGTCGCCTGCTGGAGAAACACGAACTGGCTGCTGGCATCCTGGCCGTGATCAATGGCTACCTGGGTGACCGTGGCCTGTCGCTGCGCCAAGGCACCATCGTCGATGCCACGCTGATCAATGCGCCGAGTTCGACCAAGAACAAAGACGGCAAGCGCGACCCAGAGATGCACCAGACCAAGAAGGGCAACCAGTATTACTTTGGCATGAAGGCCCACATCGGCGTCGATGACGAATCGGGCCTGGTGCATAGCGTGGTAGGTACGGCGGCTAACGTGGCGGACGTCACCCAGGTCGACAAGTTGCTGCATGGCGAGGAAAACGTGGTCTGCGCCGATGCGGGTTATACCGGCGTCGAGAAGCGTGCCGAGCATGATGGCCGCGAAGTGATTTGGCAGGTGGCAGCACGGCGCAGCACTTACAAAAAGCTGGGCAAGAGCAGCGCGCTGTACAAAGCCAGACGCAAGATCGAGAAATCCAAGGCTCAGGTACGGGCCAAGGTTGAGCACCCGTTTCGGGTGATCAAGCGGCAGTTCGGTTATGTGAAGACGCGCTTCCGTGGCTTGGCCAAGAATACTGCGCAACTGGTGACGCTGTTCGCGTTGTCGAACCTGTGGATGGCACGCCGACATTTGCTGACCAATGCAGGAGAGGTGCGCCTGTAA
- a CDS encoding tyrosine-type recombinase/integrase, with product MVLIVNVDFRSSHDSRLSQLSHKIPQFFNNSAEPYSEANAYMRFLSRRLMPKSMKTIAEHIKEFLVWSENSGIELIDVTDDVFDSYVDALCGYRKASEVPLSWSTVNARATGVYRYLVWCYEKRLCPDLNPVEVASSYGGLRKKYNTKGHHSRKINDHTKFLILETAVKFIDTLSEVSGFENSEVRLRNKLIGAFMLQSGLRISEVVEFPLKDLPEVNLRGHSTPPRVIGKGGKARLVLIPNKLLVKFWQYVDFDRQRVVEKIESTAGNDVVDDVLFLSEKGRRLTANWIEKLFAKASERLGVKTVPHVLRHGGGKN from the coding sequence ATGGTTCTGATTGTCAATGTTGACTTTCGCAGTAGTCACGATTCGAGGCTCTCACAGCTCTCACATAAAATTCCGCAGTTTTTCAATAATTCAGCTGAACCATATAGCGAGGCAAACGCCTACATGCGGTTTTTGTCCCGCCGATTAATGCCGAAAAGTATGAAAACTATCGCGGAACATATTAAAGAGTTTTTGGTTTGGTCGGAAAACTCCGGAATTGAACTTATAGATGTTACGGATGATGTCTTTGACAGCTACGTAGATGCGCTCTGTGGTTATCGAAAGGCATCTGAAGTGCCGCTTAGCTGGAGTACTGTAAATGCAAGAGCGACAGGTGTTTATCGCTATCTTGTATGGTGTTATGAGAAAAGGTTATGCCCCGATTTGAATCCAGTCGAGGTCGCTAGCTCATACGGCGGGTTGCGGAAAAAATATAACACCAAAGGACATCACTCAAGAAAAATAAACGATCATACAAAATTTCTTATCTTGGAAACTGCCGTTAAGTTCATTGATACCCTTTCCGAGGTTTCGGGGTTCGAAAATTCAGAAGTAAGGCTAAGGAATAAGTTGATTGGAGCGTTTATGCTTCAGTCGGGACTTAGGATATCTGAAGTAGTAGAATTTCCTTTAAAAGATCTGCCCGAGGTTAATCTAAGAGGGCACTCGACCCCACCGAGGGTTATCGGCAAGGGTGGGAAAGCAAGACTGGTTTTGATACCCAATAAGCTGCTTGTTAAGTTTTGGCAGTACGTAGATTTTGACAGGCAAAGAGTTGTAGAAAAAATAGAATCGACCGCTGGAAATGATGTTGTGGATGATGTGCTCTTCTTAAGTGAAAAAGGTCGAAGGTTGACAGCTAACTGGATAGAAAAGTTGTTTGCCAAGGCAAGTGAGAGACTTGGGGTTAAGACCGTACCACATGTGTTAAGGCATGGCGGCGGCAAAAACTGA
- a CDS encoding tyrosine-type recombinase/integrase: MVDRLGSPLYLFTRDIVQELNNELGFYTNLKGVSESVRAKIKISTLSFYKDNVWDFSAEYQSLRSRAVVLKFSQIHFEDGSDITMPGYECYLSSVKEYCYSLLVDPPSTYPKWSTICVAMTKGVRNLLRFMREAGIDRFSGVIDLDLQAFQDWVAESENKAGGLITDRTLKSRVYGLSWLYEQSGKLTDGLCTWPFGDSRSETEWAKDRAQKKLPRKYQTTPEMPDSVAKKLILCAIDDLSIAGKLEEIRAKRKEYKSRRAISRKLLPTGEYKHSVEVINPFPWDRYGISSSHQVKTLESRLLVAGYILIAMFSGMRFHEMAHIKVGRANNWNVRPVSVDGGVKYFYFLMSKTNKLQHDATSYLWQTIPYVERVLEALEQGLAHRYKRGNSFLFSGYLNTSERISLSTINYALKKYAEYHCVEFDGEVWPVATHQFRKKFSRLMIRSGLGLVALQDQLKHFDIEMTKNYGDLNLYSELQQEKFTLSRDGLK, translated from the coding sequence ATGGTTGATCGTTTAGGCTCTCCTCTATATTTATTTACGAGAGATATTGTCCAGGAGTTAAATAATGAACTGGGCTTTTACACTAATCTCAAGGGCGTGTCGGAGTCGGTTAGAGCGAAAATTAAGATATCGACATTGTCATTTTATAAAGATAATGTTTGGGATTTTTCTGCCGAGTATCAAAGTTTACGCTCAAGGGCCGTTGTTCTTAAGTTCAGCCAGATTCATTTTGAGGATGGCAGTGACATAACCATGCCGGGTTATGAGTGTTATTTGAGTTCGGTTAAGGAGTATTGTTATTCATTGTTGGTTGACCCTCCCTCTACATATCCCAAGTGGTCAACTATTTGCGTTGCAATGACAAAGGGGGTCAGAAATCTTTTAAGGTTCATGAGAGAGGCGGGGATCGACAGGTTTTCTGGTGTTATCGATCTTGATTTACAGGCGTTTCAGGATTGGGTGGCTGAATCCGAAAATAAAGCTGGAGGATTGATTACGGATAGGACGCTTAAGTCAAGAGTTTATGGGCTCTCGTGGCTCTATGAGCAATCCGGAAAGCTTACTGACGGATTGTGTACTTGGCCTTTTGGAGATAGTCGCAGTGAAACGGAATGGGCTAAGGATCGTGCGCAGAAAAAACTACCTAGAAAATATCAGACTACACCAGAGATGCCGGACTCGGTTGCGAAGAAGCTAATTCTATGTGCGATAGATGATTTATCTATTGCTGGCAAATTGGAGGAAATAAGGGCGAAGCGTAAGGAATATAAGTCTAGAAGAGCAATTTCTAGAAAGCTGTTGCCCACTGGTGAGTATAAGCATTCTGTGGAGGTGATTAATCCATTTCCTTGGGATAGATATGGTATTTCTTCTTCGCATCAAGTAAAGACATTGGAGTCAAGGCTCCTTGTGGCTGGTTATATTTTGATAGCGATGTTTTCAGGTATGCGGTTCCATGAAATGGCCCATATTAAGGTTGGTCGTGCTAATAATTGGAATGTGCGACCGGTTAGCGTTGATGGTGGGGTTAAGTATTTTTATTTCTTGATGTCGAAAACGAATAAATTGCAGCATGATGCTACTAGCTACCTCTGGCAAACGATTCCTTACGTCGAGCGTGTTTTGGAGGCGCTTGAACAAGGCTTGGCTCATCGTTATAAGAGAGGAAATTCTTTTCTTTTCTCGGGCTACCTAAACACTAGTGAAAGGATCTCACTTTCTACCATAAATTATGCCTTAAAAAAATATGCTGAATATCATTGTGTGGAATTTGATGGGGAGGTGTGGCCGGTTGCGACACATCAGTTTAGAAAGAAGTTCTCACGACTTATGATTAGGAGTGGTCTTGGTTTGGTTGCGCTTCAAGATCAATTGAAGCACTTTGATATTGAGATGACGAAGAATTACGGTGACTTAAATCTCTACTCTGAATTGCAGCAGGAGAAATTTACCCTGTCTAGGGATGGTCTGAAGTAG
- the clpK gene encoding heat shock survival AAA family ATPase ClpK — protein MARKQCQVCGQPATVRVEANLNGRHSTMLLCDDHYRQLVRQQKRTVSPLEALFGSRSGLFEDFLGSDFFRIGDDAPSMAADTDEVVDASFGEPAPAGTGTARRRGSGLASRISEQSEALLQEAARHAAEFGRAEVDTEHLLLALSDSDVVKTILGQFKIKVDDLKRQIESEAKRGDKPFEGEIGVSPRVKDALSRAFVASNELGHSYVGPEHFLIGLAEEGEGLAANLLRRYGLTPQALRQQVSKVVGKGAEDGRAETPTNTPELDKYSRDLTKMAREGKLDPVIGRAQEIETTIEVLARRKKNNPVLIGEPGVGKTAIVEGLAQRMVAGEVPETLRDKRLVELNINAMVAGAKYRGEFEERVQKVLKEVTEHQGEMILFIDEVHTIVGAGQGGGEGGLDVANVFKPMMARGELNLIGATTLNEYQKYIEKDAALERRFQPVMVPEPTVAQTMMILRGLRDTFEAHHKVSITEDAIIAAAELSDRYITARFLPDKAIDLLDQAAARVKLSATARPVAVQELESELHQLRREQDYMASRKQYDKAAELGKRIEAKEAELKKLIEDWERERASGSAEVKAEHVAQIVSRLTGIPVNELTVEEREKLLHLEQRLHERLVGQDEAVRAVADAVRLSRAGLREGGKPVATFLFLGPTGVGKTELAKALAESIYGDEGALLRIDMSEYGERHTVARLVGAPPGYVGYDEGGQLTEKVRRKPYSVLLLDEIEKAHPDVYNILLQVFDDGRLTDGKGRVVDFTNTIIIATSNLGSDIIQRRLKARGAAGEEYEKTKGEVMDVLRGHFRPEFLNRIDEIIVFHALGKEEIRHIVGLQLDRVARNAASQGVTLTFDQTLIDHFAEEGYKPEFGARELKRLIRSELETALAREMLGGGIGKADHASARWDDKAERVVFERQEPAAQPAEPEKPDAANVAEAPPNGESKPARKKKSAGGGS, from the coding sequence ATGGCCAGAAAACAATGCCAAGTCTGCGGCCAGCCCGCCACGGTGCGGGTGGAAGCCAATCTCAATGGTCGCCACAGCACCATGCTGTTGTGTGACGATCACTATCGCCAACTGGTGCGCCAGCAAAAGCGCACCGTCTCACCGCTGGAAGCCTTGTTCGGCTCGCGCAGCGGGCTGTTCGAAGACTTCCTTGGCAGCGACTTCTTCCGCATCGGTGACGACGCACCGTCCATGGCGGCCGATACCGACGAGGTGGTCGATGCCTCGTTCGGCGAACCCGCCCCGGCCGGTACGGGCACCGCGCGCCGTCGCGGCAGTGGGCTCGCCAGCCGTATCAGCGAACAGTCCGAGGCCCTATTGCAGGAGGCCGCCCGACACGCTGCAGAGTTCGGGCGCGCCGAAGTCGATACCGAACACCTGCTGCTGGCGCTATCCGACAGCGACGTGGTCAAGACCATCCTGGGGCAGTTCAAGATCAAGGTCGATGACCTCAAGCGCCAGATCGAATCCGAAGCCAAGCGCGGCGATAAGCCGTTCGAGGGCGAGATCGGCGTGTCGCCCCGGGTCAAGGACGCGCTCAGCCGTGCTTTCGTGGCCTCCAACGAACTCGGCCACTCTTATGTCGGGCCGGAGCATTTCCTGATCGGGCTCGCCGAGGAAGGCGAAGGTTTGGCGGCCAACCTGCTGCGCCGTTACGGCCTCACGCCGCAAGCGCTGCGCCAGCAGGTAAGCAAGGTGGTCGGCAAAGGGGCCGAGGATGGCCGCGCCGAGACGCCGACCAACACGCCGGAACTCGACAAGTATTCGCGCGACCTCACCAAGATGGCGCGCGAGGGCAAGCTCGATCCGGTCATCGGCCGCGCGCAGGAGATCGAGACGACCATCGAAGTGCTGGCCCGGCGCAAGAAGAACAACCCGGTGCTGATCGGCGAGCCCGGCGTCGGCAAGACCGCCATCGTCGAAGGGCTGGCGCAGCGCATGGTCGCCGGCGAAGTGCCCGAGACGCTGCGCGACAAGCGTCTGGTCGAACTCAACATCAACGCCATGGTGGCAGGCGCCAAGTACCGCGGCGAGTTCGAGGAGCGCGTGCAGAAGGTGCTCAAGGAAGTGACCGAGCACCAGGGCGAGATGATTCTCTTCATCGATGAAGTGCACACCATCGTCGGTGCCGGCCAGGGTGGCGGCGAAGGCGGGCTGGACGTGGCCAACGTGTTCAAGCCGATGATGGCGCGCGGCGAGCTGAACCTGATCGGCGCCACCACGCTCAACGAGTATCAGAAGTACATCGAGAAGGACGCCGCGCTGGAGCGTCGTTTCCAGCCGGTGATGGTGCCCGAGCCGACGGTAGCGCAGACCATGATGATCCTGCGCGGCCTGCGCGACACCTTCGAGGCGCACCACAAGGTCAGCATCACCGAGGATGCGATCATCGCCGCCGCCGAGTTGTCGGACCGCTACATCACCGCGCGCTTTTTGCCTGACAAGGCCATCGACCTGCTTGACCAGGCGGCCGCACGCGTGAAGCTGTCAGCCACGGCCCGCCCGGTGGCGGTGCAAGAGCTGGAGTCCGAACTGCACCAGTTGCGGCGTGAGCAGGACTACATGGCCTCGCGCAAGCAGTACGACAAGGCCGCCGAGCTGGGCAAGCGCATCGAGGCAAAAGAGGCCGAACTCAAGAAGCTCATCGAAGATTGGGAGCGCGAGCGCGCCTCGGGCAGCGCCGAAGTCAAGGCCGAGCATGTCGCGCAGATCGTCTCGCGCCTGACCGGCATTCCGGTCAACGAGCTGACGGTGGAGGAACGCGAGAAGCTGTTGCATCTGGAGCAGCGGCTGCACGAGCGCCTGGTGGGCCAGGACGAAGCGGTGCGCGCGGTGGCCGATGCCGTGCGGTTGTCGCGCGCGGGGCTGCGCGAAGGCGGCAAGCCGGTGGCGACTTTTCTGTTCCTCGGGCCGACCGGCGTGGGCAAGACCGAGCTCGCCAAGGCGCTGGCCGAGTCCATCTATGGCGATGAAGGTGCGCTGCTGCGCATCGACATGTCCGAGTACGGGGAACGCCATACCGTGGCACGCCTGGTGGGCGCGCCTCCGGGCTATGTGGGCTATGACGAGGGGGGGCAGCTCACCGAGAAAGTGCGGCGCAAACCCTACAGCGTGTTGTTGCTCGATGAGATCGAAAAAGCGCACCCCGACGTCTACAACATCCTGTTGCAGGTATTCGACGACGGGCGGCTCACCGACGGCAAGGGCCGGGTGGTGGATTTCACCAATACCATCATCATCGCCACCTCGAACTTGGGCTCGGACATCATCCAGCGTCGGCTGAAGGCGCGTGGTGCGGCCGGCGAGGAGTACGAAAAGACCAAGGGCGAGGTGATGGACGTGCTGCGCGGCCACTTCCGGCCCGAGTTCCTCAACCGCATCGACGAGATCATCGTCTTCCATGCGCTGGGCAAGGAGGAGATCCGCCATATCGTCGGCCTGCAGCTCGATCGTGTGGCCCGCAACGCCGCCAGCCAGGGCGTGACGCTGACCTTCGATCAGACCTTGATCGATCACTTCGCGGAGGAAGGCTACAAGCCCGAGTTCGGCGCGCGCGAGCTCAAGCGGCTGATCCGCAGCGAGCTGGAAACCGCGCTGGCACGCGAGATGCTCGGTGGTGGCATCGGCAAGGCCGATCACGCCAGCGCCCGCTGGGATGACAAGGCCGAACGGGTGGTCTTCGAGCGCCAGGAGCCAGCCGCGCAGCCGGCCGAGCCTGAAAAGCCCGATGCAGCGAACGTGGCCGAGGCACCGCCGAACGGCGAGAGCAAGCCTGCGCGCAAGAAGAAGTCAGCGGGCGGCGGATCTTGA
- a CDS encoding IS30-like element ISPsp7 family transposase, giving the protein MSYTELSVEERATIQIGRTQGFSLRRIACLINRSPSTISRELRRNRGACGGYSARLAQQQMQARRQVCRPMRKLLPGSERFELVTHMLRERLSPEQIAGKLRSMNIPNLRDAYVCRETIYNAIYALPVGELRKELIICLRQGKTTRRPRSGGVDRRGQIPEMVSIHVRPPEIEDRLMPGHWEGDLIKGKANASSVGTLVERTSGYLMLVKMNDATATSALEGFSAALNSMPLEMRKSMTYDQGREMARHAEITQRTGVAIYFCDPHSPWQRGSNENINGLIRQYLPKGTDLSVHSQEKLDAIALQLNMRPRKRFDFKCPIEVMGEVMQNSMAMRHDAPASIQ; this is encoded by the coding sequence ATGTCTTATACCGAACTCAGCGTTGAAGAGCGCGCCACCATTCAAATCGGTCGTACCCAAGGCTTCAGCCTGCGCAGGATTGCCTGCTTGATCAACCGATCCCCTTCGACCATCAGCCGTGAGCTGCGCCGTAACCGAGGTGCTTGCGGTGGCTACTCGGCCCGCCTGGCCCAGCAGCAAATGCAGGCCCGCCGCCAGGTTTGTCGACCGATGCGAAAACTGTTGCCGGGTAGCGAGCGCTTCGAACTGGTGACCCATATGCTGCGTGAGCGTTTGTCTCCCGAGCAGATTGCCGGCAAGCTGCGCAGCATGAACATACCCAACCTGCGAGATGCCTACGTCTGTCGCGAGACGATCTACAACGCGATCTATGCCCTGCCAGTGGGTGAGCTGCGTAAGGAGCTGATCATCTGTCTGCGCCAAGGCAAGACGACGCGCCGGCCGCGCTCTGGTGGCGTGGATCGGCGCGGCCAGATCCCCGAGATGGTCAGTATTCATGTGCGCCCGCCGGAGATTGAAGACAGGCTGATGCCGGGGCATTGGGAAGGCGACCTCATCAAGGGTAAGGCCAACGCCTCGTCCGTCGGTACGCTGGTGGAACGCACCAGTGGCTACCTGATGTTGGTGAAGATGAACGACGCGACGGCGACTTCGGCACTGGAAGGCTTCAGCGCCGCGCTCAATAGCATGCCGCTGGAGATGCGCAAGAGCATGACTTACGACCAGGGCCGGGAGATGGCGCGACACGCCGAGATCACCCAAAGAACCGGCGTGGCGATCTACTTCTGCGACCCGCACAGCCCCTGGCAGCGCGGCAGCAACGAAAACATCAACGGCCTGATTCGCCAGTACTTGCCCAAGGGCACAGACCTGTCGGTACATAGCCAGGAGAAGCTGGACGCCATTGCGCTGCAACTGAACATGCGACCGCGCAAGCGCTTCGACTTCAAATGCCCCATCGAGGTGATGGGAGAGGTCATGCAAAATTCCATGGCAATGCGGCATGATGCTCCGGCTTCAATTCAATAA